One Haemorhous mexicanus isolate bHaeMex1 chromosome 19, bHaeMex1.pri, whole genome shotgun sequence genomic window carries:
- the YDJC gene encoding carbohydrate deacetylase isoform X1: protein MLQVKLIVTGDDFGYCPRRNQGIVDCFLAGAISNVSLLVNGSAAADAAKLARRYNIPIGLHANLSEGSPVCEVLKTNSSLLNQDGFFHGKMGFRTALSKGLLNMSEVKQELKAQVELFHELTGHLPPHMDGHQHVHVLPEVRHVFAEVLEEYGIKYTRVPIEPGLHNCDWIPPSLMDFYLGVEEDSFNTVDVFTKHGISINSSVPSSGCRWPDIYIGLSTMGRNMSVSSIRSAIDSAVLQPPARAAQSGTVTIELMVHPGYPSVPPVGGCGEGPDDFSQSWERLHELQTLIKPELQSHYKSRNIQLCSFKDL from the exons ATGCTTCAGGTGAAGCTAATAGTAACTGGAGATGACTTTGGCTATTGTCCTCGGAGAAACCAAGGCATTGTGGACTGTTTCCTGGCTGGCGCGATATCTAACGTGTCCCTTTTAGTCAACGGAAGTGCTGCAGCAGATGCAGCCAAGCTGGCAAGGAG ATACAACATCCCAATAGGCCTGCATGCCAACCTCTCCGAGGGCTCCCCTGTGTGTGAGGTGCTCAAGACAAACTCTTCTCTGCTCAACCAAGATGGATTCTTCCATGGAAAAATGGGATTCAGAACAGCTCTATCAAAAGGTCTCCTGAATATGTCAGAG GTGAAGCAGGAGCTAAAGGCCCAGGTGGAGCTGTTCCATGAGCTGACAGGTCACCTACCTCCTCACATGGATGGCCACCAGCACGTCCATGTTCTCCCAG AGGTCAGGCATGTGTTTGCAGAGGTGTTAGAGGAATATGGGATTAAGTACACACGTGTCCCCATAGAGCCAGGCCTGCATAACTGTGACTGGATTCCACCATCCCTGATGGACTTTTACCTGGGAGTAGAAGAAGATTCTTTTAACACAGTGGATGTGTTTACAAAGCATGGAATAAG CATTAACAGCAGCGTTccctcctctggctgcaggtggCCAGACATTTACATAGGCCTGAGCACCATGGGCAGGAACATGTCTGTCAGCAGCATCCGCAGCGCCATCGACAGCGCCGTCCTGCAGCCCCCGGCCAGGGCAGCGCAGAGCGGCACCGTGACAATCGAGCTGATGGTGCACCCGGGGTACCCCAGTGTCCCACCCGTcgggggctgtggggaaggaCCAGATGATTTCTCACAGTCCTGGGAACGCCTCCATGAACTCCAGACATTAATTaagccagagctgcagagccattACAAGAGCAGGAACATTCAGCTGTGTTCATTCAAAGATCTTTAA
- the UBE2L3 gene encoding ubiquitin-conjugating enzyme E2 L3 isoform X1, translating into MDLGSEVSSFAADVELEEIRKCGMKNFRNIQVDEANLLTWQGLIVPDNPPYDKGAFRIEINFPAEYPFKPPKITFKTKIYHPNIDEKGQVCLPVISAENWKPATKTDQVIQSLIALVNDPQPEHPLRADLAEEYSKDRKKFCKNAEEFTKKYGEKRPVD; encoded by the exons ATGGACCTGGGTTCAGAAGTTTCTTCATTCGCTGCGGACGTG gaGCTTGAAGAAATTCGCAAATGTGGAATGAAAAACTTCCGTAATATCCAGGTTGATGAAGCTAATTTATTGACCTGGCAAGGGCTTATTGTTCCT GACAATCCTCCATATGATAAAGGAGCCTTCAGAATTGAAATCAACTTCCCAGCAGAATATCCATTCAAACCCCCTAAGAttacatttaaaacaaagatCTATCACCCTAACATCGATGAAAAGGGGCAGGTTTGTCTGCCAGTAATTAGTGCTGAAAACTGGAAGCCAGCAACCAAAACTGACCAAG TAATCCAGTCCCTCATAGCACTGGTGAATGATCCACAGCCCGAGCACCCCCTCCGGGCTGACCTAGCTGAAGAATACTCTAAGGACCGtaaaaaattctgtaagaaCGCTGAAGAGTTTACAAAGAAATATGGTGAAAAGCGACCAGTGGACTAA
- the YDJC gene encoding carbohydrate deacetylase isoform X2, which produces MLQVKLIVTGDDFGYCPRRNQGIVDCFLAGAISNVSLLVNGSAAADAAKLARRYNIPIGLHANLSEGSPVCEVLKTNSSLLNQDGFFHGKMGFRTALSKGLLNMSEVKQELKAQVELFHELTGHLPPHMDGHQHVHVLPEVRHVFAEVLEEYGIKYTRVPIEPGLHNCDWIPPSLMDFYLGVEEDSFNTVDVFTKHGIRWPDIYIGLSTMGRNMSVSSIRSAIDSAVLQPPARAAQSGTVTIELMVHPGYPSVPPVGGCGEGPDDFSQSWERLHELQTLIKPELQSHYKSRNIQLCSFKDL; this is translated from the exons ATGCTTCAGGTGAAGCTAATAGTAACTGGAGATGACTTTGGCTATTGTCCTCGGAGAAACCAAGGCATTGTGGACTGTTTCCTGGCTGGCGCGATATCTAACGTGTCCCTTTTAGTCAACGGAAGTGCTGCAGCAGATGCAGCCAAGCTGGCAAGGAG ATACAACATCCCAATAGGCCTGCATGCCAACCTCTCCGAGGGCTCCCCTGTGTGTGAGGTGCTCAAGACAAACTCTTCTCTGCTCAACCAAGATGGATTCTTCCATGGAAAAATGGGATTCAGAACAGCTCTATCAAAAGGTCTCCTGAATATGTCAGAG GTGAAGCAGGAGCTAAAGGCCCAGGTGGAGCTGTTCCATGAGCTGACAGGTCACCTACCTCCTCACATGGATGGCCACCAGCACGTCCATGTTCTCCCAG AGGTCAGGCATGTGTTTGCAGAGGTGTTAGAGGAATATGGGATTAAGTACACACGTGTCCCCATAGAGCCAGGCCTGCATAACTGTGACTGGATTCCACCATCCCTGATGGACTTTTACCTGGGAGTAGAAGAAGATTCTTTTAACACAGTGGATGTGTTTACAAAGCATGGAATAAG gtggCCAGACATTTACATAGGCCTGAGCACCATGGGCAGGAACATGTCTGTCAGCAGCATCCGCAGCGCCATCGACAGCGCCGTCCTGCAGCCCCCGGCCAGGGCAGCGCAGAGCGGCACCGTGACAATCGAGCTGATGGTGCACCCGGGGTACCCCAGTGTCCCACCCGTcgggggctgtggggaaggaCCAGATGATTTCTCACAGTCCTGGGAACGCCTCCATGAACTCCAGACATTAATTaagccagagctgcagagccattACAAGAGCAGGAACATTCAGCTGTGTTCATTCAAAGATCTTTAA
- the UBE2L3 gene encoding ubiquitin-conjugating enzyme E2 L3 isoform X2, with the protein MAASRRLMKELEEIRKCGMKNFRNIQVDEANLLTWQGLIVPDNPPYDKGAFRIEINFPAEYPFKPPKITFKTKIYHPNIDEKGQVCLPVISAENWKPATKTDQVIQSLIALVNDPQPEHPLRADLAEEYSKDRKKFCKNAEEFTKKYGEKRPVD; encoded by the exons atGGCGGCCAGCAGGAGGCTGATGAAG gaGCTTGAAGAAATTCGCAAATGTGGAATGAAAAACTTCCGTAATATCCAGGTTGATGAAGCTAATTTATTGACCTGGCAAGGGCTTATTGTTCCT GACAATCCTCCATATGATAAAGGAGCCTTCAGAATTGAAATCAACTTCCCAGCAGAATATCCATTCAAACCCCCTAAGAttacatttaaaacaaagatCTATCACCCTAACATCGATGAAAAGGGGCAGGTTTGTCTGCCAGTAATTAGTGCTGAAAACTGGAAGCCAGCAACCAAAACTGACCAAG TAATCCAGTCCCTCATAGCACTGGTGAATGATCCACAGCCCGAGCACCCCCTCCGGGCTGACCTAGCTGAAGAATACTCTAAGGACCGtaaaaaattctgtaagaaCGCTGAAGAGTTTACAAAGAAATATGGTGAAAAGCGACCAGTGGACTAA